The following proteins come from a genomic window of Corallococcus sp. NCRR:
- a CDS encoding 2-dehydropantoate 2-reductase: MRIAIFGAGAIGGFLGVKLLQAGADVTFIARGAHLDAMRAHGVTLTSGGETVTVHPHCTDSPDDAGPQDYVFLTLKAHALPAAAPQIARLLGPETALVTGINGVPYWYFHGLEGPYAGRHVESVDHGGIILRTLPPERVIATVVYPAAEVVSPGVIVHTYNDRVTLGEPDGGKSPRVQALSQLMMKAGLKSPVRPRIRDEIWVKLWGNLAFNPLSALTGATLDVLSRQPDLRAVARTMMLEAQAVAETLGTRFLIDVDQRIQGAAQVGAHKTSMLQDLERGRPMEIDALLGAVVELGQLTGKPMPTCENILALVRERARQAGGYPPRATPPAPGET; the protein is encoded by the coding sequence ATGAGGATCGCCATCTTCGGCGCGGGCGCCATCGGCGGCTTCCTGGGCGTCAAGCTGCTCCAGGCCGGCGCGGACGTGACCTTCATCGCGCGAGGCGCCCACCTGGACGCGATGCGCGCCCACGGCGTCACGCTTACCAGCGGCGGCGAGACGGTCACCGTGCATCCGCATTGCACGGACTCGCCCGACGACGCGGGCCCGCAGGACTACGTCTTCCTCACGCTCAAGGCCCACGCCCTGCCCGCCGCGGCGCCCCAGATCGCCCGGCTGCTGGGCCCGGAGACGGCGCTCGTCACCGGCATCAACGGCGTGCCCTACTGGTACTTCCACGGACTCGAAGGCCCGTACGCGGGCCGCCACGTCGAGAGCGTGGACCACGGCGGCATCATCCTGCGCACCCTGCCTCCCGAGCGCGTCATCGCCACCGTGGTGTACCCGGCCGCGGAGGTCGTCTCGCCCGGCGTCATCGTGCACACGTACAACGACCGCGTGACGCTGGGCGAACCCGACGGCGGCAAGAGCCCGCGCGTGCAGGCCCTGTCACAGCTCATGATGAAGGCCGGGCTCAAGTCGCCCGTGCGCCCGCGCATCCGCGATGAAATCTGGGTGAAGCTCTGGGGCAACCTCGCGTTCAACCCGCTGTCCGCGCTCACCGGCGCGACGCTCGACGTCCTCTCCCGCCAGCCGGACCTGCGCGCCGTGGCCCGCACGATGATGCTGGAGGCCCAGGCCGTGGCGGAGACGCTGGGCACGCGCTTCCTCATCGACGTGGATCAGCGCATCCAGGGCGCGGCCCAGGTCGGCGCACACAAGACGTCCATGCTCCAGGACCTGGAGCGCGGACGCCCCATGGAGATCGACGCACTGCTGGGCGCCGTCGTGGAGTTGGGCCAGCTCACCGGCAAGCCCATGCCCACCTGCGAGAACATCCTCGCCCTGGTGCGCGAGCGCGCCCGCCAAGCCGGAGGATACCCGCCGCGCGCCACGCCTCCCGCTCCCGGAGAAACCTAG